The Pseudodesulfovibrio sp. JC047 genome includes the window TTGAGCGAATCATACGTAGCTTCGGGATTGTCGGACGTCACTCGCTGCTTGCCACGCACGGCTTCCAGCGCACCGAGGACCGTGTTCTTGTCCAGATTGAACTGTTTGTTGACGCGCCCAATGCCTGTGGACGACGGTTCCTCCATGAGCACCACAAAAATGTGCTCCACAGAGACGAACTCGTCCTTCATGCGCTTACGCATGTCGTCGGCAGCGACCAACGTCTTTTGCAAACGTGGAGTGACAACAATCTGATCGGGACGCGCACCGGACCCCGTCACACGGGGAATCCTGGCGATTTCAGCGTCTATGGCACTGAGATACGCGTCAGGAGCCACGCCAAGCTTGCGCAAAATCTGGGGAACAAGCCCCTGCTCCTGCGAAACCAGCGCACGCATGAGATGCTCACAATCGATCTGCTGATGTCCACTTCGAATGGCCAGATTCTGGGCCTCGGACACCGCGTCCTGCGTCTTTTTCGTAAATGTATTCGGATCCATATCTTTCCCTCCTCAGAGAAGAAAAGGCTCCACTATACCAGCCTCTTCAACTCCACGACTTCTTTTTCCAATTCTTCGACCTTCTCCAACAGGTCCACAATGATGGACCCGGAGTTGAAGGACACGTCCAGATCTTTGACCAGACGCATGAGTTTGTGAATGCGGTACACGTCCCGCAACCGGAACAGGTACTCCTCCGCACTCGTTTTTTTCGGACTGATCCAACCAAGATCGACCAATTCGGCCACCTCGGCGGGTTCAATACTGGTCAATTGGACCAATTGCGCCCATGCCACATATTCACTTGGCTCGGGCAGATTCAGCCCGGGCTGTTGCAACAACATTTCCTGCAATTTCCGTGTGGTCATCGTTGAGCTTCCTCAAAATTTTCTCGGCGTAAACTCCGAGACTTCCTGCAATTGCTCGAACAAATCACGCTCCTTGCCGGACAGCCGTTCCGGGACCTGAATCATGATACGCACGAACTGATCACCTTTTTTCGCACCAGACCCAAGGCCTCTGCCCTTGATACGCAATTTTTTCCCGGACCCAATGCCCGGAGGGATCTTCATCTCCACAGCACCGTCCAAAGTGGGAACACGCACATTCGCTCCCAGCGCAGCCTCCCAGGGAGACAGGGGCAGATCAAGAATAATATCGGTATCGGAGACCTTGAACATGTGATGCTGCATCAGCCGAATCTTGAGATACAAGTCCCCTTTTGGACCACCGCCCATACCGGGATTTCCCTGTCCGGCCAGCCGGATTTTCTGACCATCCTTAATCCCTGCCGGAACAGTGATCTCCAATGTTTTGGTGGTCATGCGAGGGATGCCTTCCGGACCGGACGTCTGTTCCTGAACCGTGATGGACTTCTTGCCACCCCGATACGCCTCTTCCAGCGTCATCTCATATGAAGCCTCGGAATCAGACCCGCGCCGAGGACGCTGCTGATAGCCCCCGCCACCAAAACCGCCCTGATGGAATCCGCCCTGACGAAAACCACCCTGATGGAAACCGCCACCACCCGGGGCACCGCCGCCACCGAAAATAGTTTCAAAGAAATCGGAAAAGCCAGCACCGCCGCCACCAAAGCCACCACCGCCATACTGCATATTCTCGTATCCCGGCGGCGGCTGAAAATTCTGACCATGTTCCCAATCAGAACCGAACTGATCGTACAATTTGCGCTTTTTTTCGTCCTTGAGGACTTCATACGCTTCATTGATTTCCTTGAATTTCGTTTCAGCCCCACTGTCATTCGGATTCAAGTCAGGATGATATTTGCGGGCCAATTTCTTGAACCCTTTACTGATCTCATCCCTTGAGGCGGAGCGGGAAACTCCAAGAAGTTTATAATAATCTTTATATTCCATTCGAATCGTATTCCTTTCCTAAAACCAAATTTTCACACGCAATTCTAAAATAATATGCGTCTCCGATCTGTCAAGACGCAAATCCAACTTTCTCGAACTTTTTCCACAGACTTATCCACAGATATTCTTGAGAAGAACATCAAAGAGACCAACTCACTGGCGTCCTTTCGCCCATGCAGCCTTTCACTCACGCCTGACCAGATCATCCGGTCCCATTGACTATATAAAGGTGTCCGGTCTTTCCGGGTCGTAATTCCGAGTATTCCGATTATAACAATACGTACAACTTCCAGGCCGTTTAAACCAGCGAATCAGCAAGGCTCCGGCGATAAAACCGCCTACATGCGCCCACCACGCCACACCATGCGCCCCCTGTTGAACGGAAGAAGAAAGCCCGGACGCCAACTGGGAAAGAAACCAGATGCCAAGAAAAACAAAGGATGGCACCTGAAAAAAGAGTGGTATGATAATAATGGGCACCAGGACGGTGACGCGCCCATGTGGATACAAGGCAACATACGCCCCCATCACACCGGCCACGGCCCCGGATGCCCCCACAATGGGAATCACCGATTCCGACTCGAACATCATGTGCAACACCACTGCGGCCAAACCGCAAAGCAGATAAAAAACTACAAACCGACCATGGCCGGTCACATCTTCGATGTTGTCACCAAACAGCCACAGCATCCACATGTTCATGATGACGTGCAGCCAGCCGCCATGCAAAAACATGTAGGCAATAAACGGCCATCCAAAAGACTCGGGGTATCCGGCCCAGGCCGCCCAGTCCGGGGCAAAGAACCGGGCCGGAACCACTCCAGCCACATGATAGAGCAGCGCAAGGTCTCCGGGATTCAAGGTCAACGTATAAAAAAAGATCACCGCATTGATGACAATGAGCAGGCCCACCCCATACGGGGTCGAGACTCGCGGCACATTGTCACGAATGGGAATCATGCATCGATCTCCTCAATCTGAAATTTCTCGGCCAAATCCGGCCAGATAGCGTCCATCCACACTGCCACGTCCTCATCACGCGCCCGGGCTGTGTCCTGAACAACCGATTGCAACCGATCAGCTTCGGCGGCAAGGTCTGCCAGTCCGCCGTCATTGCGCAACACCACTTCGCAGGCAGCAAGTTTTTCCTTTTCCGGCCATTGCCAGGCATCGAATAGAGCCATGGTGTCAACAGACAAATGCCGCTTGCGCCGCAATTCGCCGGTCCGTTTTTCCTGCGGACAGGACACCCCAACCACCATATCAATCCGATTATCTTTATGCCAGCCCGATTCGAGCAAAAGCGGAATCTCGGCATACGCGGCCACAGCGTCACGATTCGCAACAAAGAATTCGTCGCACGCATGACGAACCATGGGATGAATCATATCCATAATTTCGCGACGGGTTGTTTCCGATGTCTGCATGGCCTGAAACAAGGCAGGTTTGTCCACACTTCCGTCTTCATGAGAATACAGACCGCCAAACCGCTGCCGAATCATTGACGCGCCGTCGCCGTCAGGGCCATACAACGCGGCCACACAGGCATCCGCACTGAAACAGGGAAGCTGGCGTTCCCGCAAGACCTTCAACACCGTGGATTTGCCACAACCGGGCATTCCCACGATTCCCACTCGCACGCATTCTCGCCGCAGTCCGGCCAGCAGATTTTGAAAATCTTCTGGCGGAGCCTGCCAACGCACCAACTTCTCGCCGGTCACAGGATGGGTCACGGACAAGAAAAATGCGTGAAGCATCTGTCGTGGAGCCAATGTCGCCAAAGAATCGGTTCGTCTCGACCACTCGGCATTCTCACGCGAACCATAGACCCCATCCCCTACGAGCGGATGTCCGATATGAGCCATGTGAACCCGAATCTGATGCGTCCGCCCCGTATGGATACGGACAGCGACCAGCGATGCCAGCCCACGCGGTCCGGTCCAGAGGACACGGTATTCACTCCGAGCCTCGCGACCGCCCTTGTCAACAACCGCCATCCGCGTTTTCTGGCTGGGATGCCGTCCCATGGGCGCATCAATATGGCCGTGGGATTGTGGCGGACACCCGTGAACAATGGCGAGGTACACCTTGTGAACCTTGCGATCAGCAAAATCAGCCGCCAGCTTCAACCGAGCGGCCTCGGTCCGGGCAACGGCCATGATACCGGACGTGTCCTTATCCAACCGATGGACGATACCAGGCCGTTGCTCATCCATGCCCGAGACGTGACCCGCAATATCCGGCCACTGATGCAGCAAATAATTGACGAATGTCGGTCCGGGTTCGGCAGGGGCCGGATGCGTGGTCACACCAGCACGTTTTTCAACCACCAGCATATGCTCGTCTTCAAACAGCACGGGGATATGCCCGGTGACCGGCTTGGGTGCTGTCTCGCCGATGGACAACGCTTCTGCCCCGATAGCAACCCGCTCGCCGCCCAAAAGTTTATACTTGCCTTTGCGCACATCCTGTCCATCGACCACGGCCATACCGGATTCAATCCAGGATTTGACCCGACCACGTGAAACCCCTTCGTCAGCCAGCTCGCGCCCCCAGAATTTATCCAGACGCATTCCCCTGTCCGAAAAGTCCACAGTCCTTTGCCACATGTTCATTTTTTTCTTTTGATCCATAATACACGATATACCGGGAATTATTGGAAAGTAAAATTCAAATGTATTTTATGCATTGTCCGAACATCAAATTGGGTCTTGACCCTTCGCTTTCAGAAGATTATGAAAGGGAAATTTTGTGCTATTGCAACTTTCAATAAAAATATTTCATATAACACCAGCACACGAGGAGGGCCAATGGCCTTACATCTGGTAGAT containing:
- a CDS encoding chaperone modulator CbpM; this translates as MTTRKLQEMLLQQPGLNLPEPSEYVAWAQLVQLTSIEPAEVAELVDLGWISPKKTSAEEYLFRLRDVYRIHKLMRLVKDLDVSFNSGSIIVDLLEKVEELEKEVVELKRLV
- a CDS encoding DnaJ C-terminal domain-containing protein; the encoded protein is MEYKDYYKLLGVSRSASRDEISKGFKKLARKYHPDLNPNDSGAETKFKEINEAYEVLKDEKKRKLYDQFGSDWEHGQNFQPPPGYENMQYGGGGFGGGGAGFSDFFETIFGGGGAPGGGGFHQGGFRQGGFHQGGFGGGGYQQRPRRGSDSEASYEMTLEEAYRGGKKSITVQEQTSGPEGIPRMTTKTLEITVPAGIKDGQKIRLAGQGNPGMGGGPKGDLYLKIRLMQHHMFKVSDTDIILDLPLSPWEAALGANVRVPTLDGAVEMKIPPGIGSGKKLRIKGRGLGSGAKKGDQFVRIMIQVPERLSGKERDLFEQLQEVSEFTPRKF
- a CDS encoding rhomboid family intramembrane serine protease, which translates into the protein MIPIRDNVPRVSTPYGVGLLIVINAVIFFYTLTLNPGDLALLYHVAGVVPARFFAPDWAAWAGYPESFGWPFIAYMFLHGGWLHVIMNMWMLWLFGDNIEDVTGHGRFVVFYLLCGLAAVVLHMMFESESVIPIVGASGAVAGVMGAYVALYPHGRVTVLVPIIIIPLFFQVPSFVFLGIWFLSQLASGLSSSVQQGAHGVAWWAHVGGFIAGALLIRWFKRPGSCTYCYNRNTRNYDPERPDTFI
- the coaE gene encoding dephospho-CoA kinase (Dephospho-CoA kinase (CoaE) performs the final step in coenzyme A biosynthesis.) — translated: MRLDKFWGRELADEGVSRGRVKSWIESGMAVVDGQDVRKGKYKLLGGERVAIGAEALSIGETAPKPVTGHIPVLFEDEHMLVVEKRAGVTTHPAPAEPGPTFVNYLLHQWPDIAGHVSGMDEQRPGIVHRLDKDTSGIMAVARTEAARLKLAADFADRKVHKVYLAIVHGCPPQSHGHIDAPMGRHPSQKTRMAVVDKGGREARSEYRVLWTGPRGLASLVAVRIHTGRTHQIRVHMAHIGHPLVGDGVYGSRENAEWSRRTDSLATLAPRQMLHAFFLSVTHPVTGEKLVRWQAPPEDFQNLLAGLRRECVRVGIVGMPGCGKSTVLKVLRERQLPCFSADACVAALYGPDGDGASMIRQRFGGLYSHEDGSVDKPALFQAMQTSETTRREIMDMIHPMVRHACDEFFVANRDAVAAYAEIPLLLESGWHKDNRIDMVVGVSCPQEKRTGELRRKRHLSVDTMALFDAWQWPEKEKLAACEVVLRNDGGLADLAAEADRLQSVVQDTARARDEDVAVWMDAIWPDLAEKFQIEEIDA